The Aptenodytes patagonicus chromosome 10, bAptPat1.pri.cur, whole genome shotgun sequence genome includes a region encoding these proteins:
- the SEMA4B gene encoding semaphorin-4B: MAARPALPVLAHSVLAALLLSAAQEPVPRVSLPYDSAERVVQRFEVPGVSNYTALLLSPDGGTLYLGARELLIAVNTSHFQPGAPARRLPWSADEEKKRQCVFKGKDPQRDCHNYIKMLLQLNSTHLYTCGTCAFSPACAYINVQRFSLERDTSGKVLLEDGKGRCPFDPEYRSTAVMVDGELYAGTVSNFQGNEPTIYRSQESRIALKTENSLNWLQDPVFVGSAYLRESLPAGNPEGDDDKVYFFFSETGKEFDYFENTIVSRIARVCKGDQGGERVLQRRWTTFLKAQLLCSHPEDGFPFNVLQDVFVLTPGELRWRETLFYGVFTSQWNKGGLGSSAVCAFPMHSVQRAFGGLYKEVNRETQQWYTDTGPVPEPRPGTCITSHTRHLKINSSLQMPDRVLNFIKDHFLMDSPVRSQPLLLQSRLRYQQIGVHRAQGLHGTYDVLFLGTDDGRLHKAVRVNHRVHIIEEIRLFPTGQPVLQLLLDQDQGLVYAATYTAVAQVPFANCSLYRSCGECVLARDPFCAWSRGACRRATLHPPAHPQFWAQDIEDADTERLCQLANASQPRPRILLPPASGSPCQRIQLPPNAVRPLPCRLLSNLASRRWLHDRVPVNASYLVLPDGALILVGSPERAGTYECWSLEEGFRKLMASYCVSMQEPAHGLPNPSRKVATGRDALETVSTSRSTSAVGSAAARLDGKTYWTEFLVMCVLFAAAVLVLALFLLHRHRDGMKALLEPGDPSRHQKPPRKPVESLPLNGSSLPSAVPEHKGYQALQDNYIVSTPVHEPLAPPRAFSESEKRPLHVRDSFVEVSPACQRPRVRLGSEIQDSVV, from the exons atggcggcgcggccggcgctGCCCGTCCTGGCGCACTCGGTGCTGGCGGCGCTGCTGCTCTCGGCGGCGCAGGAGCCCGTCCCGCGGGTCAGCCTGCCCTACG ACTCAGCCGAGCGCGTCGTGCAGCGGTTCGAGGTACCTGGCGTGTCCAACTACACGGCCCTGCTGCTGAGCCCGGACGGTGGCACCCTCTACCTGGGGGCGCGTGAGCTGCTCATCGCTGTCAACACCAGCCACTTCCAGCCCGGGGCGCCGGCTCGCAGG CTGCCGTGGAGCGCGGATGAGGAGAAGAAGAGGCAGTGCGTTTTCAAGGGCAAGGACCCCCAG AGGGACTGTCACAACTACatcaaaatgctgctgcagctgaacagCACCCACCTCTATACCTGCGGGACCTGCGCCTTCAGCCCGGCCTGCGCCTACATC AACGTGCAGCGCTTCAGCCTGGAGCGGGACACGTCAGGGAAGGTGCTGCTGGAGGACGGGAAGGGACGCTGCCCCTTCGACCCTGAGTACCGGTCCACGGCCGTCATGGTCG ATGGTGAGCTCTATGCTGGGACTGTCAGCAACTTCCAGGGCAACGAGCCAACCATCTACCGCAGCCAGGAGAGCCGCATCGCCCTCAAGACGGAGAACTCCCTCAActggctgcagg ACCCGGTCTTTGTGGGCTCAGCCTACCTGCGGGAGAGCCTGCCCGCCGGCAACCCTGAGGGTGACGACGACAAGGTCTACTTCTTCTTCAGCGAGACTGGCAAGGAGTTCGACTACTTCGAGAACACTATCGTCTCCCGCATCGCGCGGGTGTGCAAG GGGGACCAGGGCGGGGAGCGTGTGCTGCAGCGGCGGTGGACAACCTTCCTGAAGGCGCAGCTGCTCTGCTCGCACCCTGAGGACGGCTTCCCCTTCAACGTGCTGCAGGATGTCTTCGTACTCACCCCGGGGGAGCTGCGCTGGAGGGAGACACTCTTCTATGGGGTCTTCACCTCACAGTG GAACAAGGGCGGCCTGGGCAGCTCGGCTGTGTGCGCCTTCCCCATGCACAGCGTGCAGCGAGCCTTCGGTGGGCTCTACAAGGAGGTGAACCGCGAGACGCAGCAGTGGTACACAGACACCGGCCCTGTGCCGGAGCCCCGGCCGGGCACG tgcATCACCAGCCACACGCGGCACCTGAAGATCAACTCGTCCCTCCAGATGCCAGACCGGGTGCTGAACTTCATCAAGGACCACTTCCTGATGGACAGCCCTGTGCGCAGCCAgccgctgctgctgcagagccgcCTACGCTACCAGCAGATTGGTGTCCACCGTGCGCAGGGCCTCCACGGCACTTATGACGTCCTCTTCCTGGGCACAG ACGATGGCAGGTTGCACAAAGCTGTGCGCGTGAACCACAGGGTGCACATCATCGAGGAGATCCGCCTCTTCCCCACTGGCCAGCCcgttctccagctgctgctggaccAGGACCAG GGCCTGGTCTACGCAGCCACCTACACAGCGGTGGCTCAGGTGCCCTTTGCCAACTGCAGCCTGTACCGCAGCTGTGGCGAGTGTGTGCTGGCACGAGATCCCTTCTGCGCATGGAGCCGGGGCGCCTGCCGCAGGGCCACTCTGCACCCCCCCGCACACCCCCA GTTCTGGGCGCAGGACATTGAGGATGCTGACACGGAGCGGCTCTGCCAGCTGGCCAATGCCTCTCAGCCCCGTCCCCGCATCCTCCTGCCCCCAG CCTCGGGCTCCCCATGCCAGCGGATCCAGCTGCCGCCCAACGCGGTGCGGCCACTGCCATGCCGGCTGCTCTCCAACCTCGCCTCACGGCGCTGGCTGCACGATAGGGTGCCCGTCAACGCCTCCTACCTGGTGCTGCCTGACGGGGCCCTCATCCTGGTGGGCAGCCCCGAGCGGGCGGGCACCTACGAGTGCTGGTCGCTGGAAGAGGGCTTCCGCAAGCTGATGGCCAGCTACTGCGTGAGCATGCAGGAGCCGGCCCACGGGCTGCCGAACCCCAGCAGGAAGGTGGCCACTGGTCGAGACGCCCTGGAGACTGTCAGCACCTCCCGGAGCACCTCTGCGGTGGGCAGTGCCGCAGCCCGGCTGGATGGCAAGACCTACTGGACCGAGTTCCTAGTGATGTGCGTGCTCTTTGCTGCTGCCGTCCTTGTGTTGGCCCTCTTCCTCCTGCACCGGCACCGTGACGGCATGAAAGCCTTGCTGGAGCCCGGCGACCCCAGCCGGCACCAGAAGCCGCCCCGCAAGCCGGTGGAGAGCCTGCCCCTGAATGGTAGCAGCCTGCCCAGTGCAGTGCCCGAGCACAAGGGCTACCAGGCCCTGCAGGACAACTACATTGTCAGCACCCCTGTGCATGAGCCCCTGGCCCCCCCACGCGCCTTCTCCGAATCGGAGAAGAGGCCCCTCCATGTCCGGGACAGCTTCGTGGAGGTGTCTCCTGCCTGCCAAAGACCCCGGGTGCGCCTGGGCTCCGAGATCCAGGACTCGGTGGTGTGA